The following coding sequences lie in one Stigmatopora argus isolate UIUO_Sarg chromosome 5, RoL_Sarg_1.0, whole genome shotgun sequence genomic window:
- the LOC144073948 gene encoding clustered mitochondria protein homolog — protein sequence MKDKVRKGAARRGQAKTNDVVSPTLGKDAPATKHEDDSSFPVKIQGAGVEPFEFQICGFWLVQDALTTLLSRDEVAPRSNLYLTFAGTPLDPLVGLQTVKGLKPGAVLRLVEEPFTAHSARHHLARVLELLRASGPQDALREGRSPSLLDTLTNAHVPETSLPNGKNLKRSASNPKSEAVNNDGAPPDYLLPGSSDRPLMALLPHSSQPEVPTYLRDLSLSFWDPPPGNRKLQGDFMYITVVTTEGQSFDITSCPKGFFVNRSTPEVFDPRPSQSSTVCHCFTELLSYISPAFKQAFTKSRHQISQVDMMPTPYQKLCWLGPPCATRTHKNTFSRLGLEDQPANQTPDWNEELQVARDRPQTGLEERLQRERALLQVNSAFVRTVSQGAETVVEGFAEPVNGNPDDPAFLFGGLFMSRGAASNVFGGERGRRAAQRLELKGVQMYSDLQGLQGLHTLPTAIVDYRGVRLSAQGLAPGLEGTEQEEGNPPVSRGLMYGVNAGLLESPHRRRILELLAHSAKALSLQRHVVLGPNGHRVSLFTSVDAQGLLGADGRFYILDVFRTLPADANYCPESRAVEQQKESCNGADETNTAVRESWPQNYQKDFGLPKSFPHSLCRLRPELMQSFIDHKHTQFTQLVREKLDNNGGFEECATACDSRASEAVRAACREVGSLSEIIFEMRFCPNVFSPGVSFPVNESETLQIHEKILREAAAFIITHQIPAFLEHCLQTNETPMDGVSLKEALHERGINLRYLGHVIKTINHSKHKDRLRYITRIVMGEILMRSTRRVFNSYLQGLEMPSLATAVSHFLCCLLVPHFTAAAVGEDTKKKSRRRGRGLGAAECTSWSTLTATELWNLVCQDAFETYSLSDGFGIGLNQLVDRYRLQKISLLREFCLKTGVQLRLRDYLFDSHSKPPIGPDDIINIFPMVKHIQMPTSDASKAFHAAQGYLQKGLMDQAYEQLRDATYLFGRVCDDLHPEACYCHSLLAKLAYLQGKAAEARSVQLRAVVISERVLGFDHPNTIHQYALLAVYVCAGGENNLGQKCLLRARLLLLTIHGEDHPYIARLDSCLGLLSTGDQAGKYLKNALRLNTSFFGSSNLHTALTHHLVSQWLCSKGDYRSAMNHEKEALTAFTSLFDEDHPQTRCSKEFLCTITKQAVQVERSIRQAGAKSKKVECLTPTSETILEQMVLVTGIRKIAISDRFKEYKQKHKEIKAAVTKELMSNAAKELSEIMNGQEEPAQEIGSANHVPKEGTSALVETSETQLLEKIPVEILSSANGHTVEKIEVEASEEEHSPRVVLNAEDTLEDSADGDSSSGNVVEGSEEVQRPDETKSDEVNGTPKSKGTWADVVSNMTTAGETGSDGVESISVNGTDQV from the exons ATGAAGGACAAAGTGAGGAAAGGAGCAGCAAGAAGAGGACAAGCCAAAACGAATG ATGTTGTCAGCCCGACGCTTGGTAAAGATGCTCCTGCTACCAAGCACGAAGATGACTCATCATTCCCCGTTAAGATCCAGGGAGCTGGAGTGGAGCCGTTTGAGTTTCAG ATTTGTGGATTTTGGCTGGTTCAAGATGCGCTAACAACTTTGCTCTCACGAGATGAGGTCGCCCCACGCTCCAACCTGTACTTGACTTTTGCTGGTACACCTCTCGACCCCCTTGTTGGATTACAAACCGTGAAGGGACTGAAACCTGGAGCTGTCCTGCGCCTGGTTGAAG AGCCTTTTACTGCCCACTCAGCGAGACATCACTTGGCTCGGGTCCTCGAACTTTTGAGGGCATCCGGACCTCAGGACGCATTGAGAGAAGGACGTTCACCCAGCTTACTGGACACACTTACAAATGCACATGTACCAG AAACATCTTTACCGAACGGAAAGAACCTGAAACGCTCTGCAAGCAACCCAAAATCTGAAGCGGTCAACAATGATGGTGCACCCCCCGATTACCTCCTGCCTGGTTCCTCTGACAGGCCCTTGATGGCCTTACTACCACATAGTTCCCAACCAGAA GTCCCGACCTACCTTCGGGATTTGTCTCTTAGCTTTTGGGACCCTCCACCGGGAAATAGGAAGTTACAAGGAGACTTTATGTACATTACTGTGGTGACAACGGAGGGACAAAGTTTTGACATCACGTCCTGTCCGAAAGGGTTCTTTGTTAACAG ATCTACACCAGAGGTTTTTGATCCCCGTCCTTCCCAATCATCCACAGTATGCCACTGCTTCACTGAGCTGCTCTCTTATATTAGCCCAGCCTTCAAACAAGCTTTTACTAAAAGCAG ACATCAGATATCTCAAGTGGACATGATGCCCACTCCTTACCAAAAACTGTGTTGGCTTGGGCCCCCCTGTGCAACCCGCACTCACAAAAACACTTTCAGCAGGCTGGGGCTCGAAGATCAACCAGCAAACCAG ACTCCAGACTGGAATGAGGAGCTGCAAGTTGCCAGAGATCGTCCGCAAACAGGCTTGGAGGAGAGACTGCAGAGGGAGCGAGCTCTCCTACAG GTCAACAGTGCATTTGTGAGGACCGTGTCCCAGGGTGCAGAAACTGTGGTGGAAGGCTTTGCCGAGCCAGTCAATGGGAATCCGGATGATCCAGCTTTCCTCTTTGGTGGCCTATTCATGAGTCGGGGGGCAGCGAGTAATGTGTTTGGTGGGGAGAGGGGTCGCAG GGCTGCTCAAAGATTGGAGCTTAAAGGGGTGCAGATGTACAGTGATTTACAGGGACTGCAAGGGTTGCACACTCTACCCACGGCCATTGTAGACTACAGGGGAGTGCGCCTGTCAGCTCAAGGTTTAGCTCCTGGATTGGAAGGCACAGAGCAGGAAGAGGGAAATCCCCCAGTCTCTAG GGGCTTGATGTACGGAGTAAACGCTGGTTTGCTGGAGTCCCCCCATCGCAGACGCATCCTGGAACTCTTGGCGCACTCTGCCAAAGCTCTTTCTCTGCAGAGACATGTTGTTTTAGGGCCCAACGGTCATCGGGTATCACTGTTCACATCAGTGGATGCGCAGGGACTACTGGGGGCAGACGGGCGATTCTACATACTGGATGTATTCAGGACTTTGCCGGCTGATGCCAACTACTGTCCAGAGTCGAGGGCTGTAGAGCAACAGAAAGAAAGTTGTAACGGAGCCGATGAGACAAACACGGCTGTGCGTGAAAGCTGGCCGCAGAATTATCAGAAAGATTTTGGCCTTCCAAAGAGTTTTCCTCACAGCCTATGTCGACTGAGGCCAGAATTGATGCAAAGCTTTATTGATCACAA ACACACTCAGTTTACACAGCTTGTCAGGGAGAAGTTGGATAACAACGGTGGCTTTGAAGAGTGTGCGACAGCTT GTGACTCTCGAGCCAGTGAGGCCGTGCGGGCTGCTTGTCGCGAAGTGGGTTCTCTTAGTGAAATCATCTTTGAGATGCGATTTTGCCCCAACGTCTTCTCTCCAG GAGTATCATTCCCCGTCAATGAAAGTGAAACTCTACAGATCCATGAAAAAATACTGCGTGAAGCTGCAGCTTTCATTATAACTCACCAGATACCGGCTTTT TTGGAGCACTGTCTACAAACCAATGAAACCCCAATGGATGGCGTTTCTTTAAAAGAAGCACTACACGAAAGGGGCATCAATCTACGGTATCTGGGCCATGTGATCAAAACTATCAACCACTCAAAACATAAAGACCGCCTGAGATATATAACG AGAATAGTCATGGGTGAAATTTTAATGCGTTCGACAAGGCGAGTCTTCAACAGTTATCTCCAG GGATTGGAAATGCCTTCTCTAGCTACAGCGGTCAGTCACTTCTTGTGCTGCCTACTGGTCCCTCACTTCACTGCCGCCGCGGTGGGAGAGGACACAAAAAAGAAGTCAAGACGCCGTGGTAGAGGCCTCGGGGCCGCGGAGTGCACGAGCTGGAGCACGCTTACGGCGACCGAGCTGTGGAACCTGGTCTGCCAGGATGCCTTTGAAACGTACAGCCTCTCTGACGGCTTTGG CATTGGTCTGAACCAACTGGTTGACCGCTACAGGCTTCAGAAAATCTCCCTACTTAGAGAGTTTTGTTTAAAGACTGGCGTACAG CTGAGATTGAGGGACTACTTATTTGACAGCCATAGTAAACCTCCCATTGGACCAGATGACATAATCAACATCTTCCCGATGGTCAAACACATCCAAATGCCCACTTCAGATGCTTCTAAGGCATTTCACGCTGCACAGGGCTACCTTCAGAAAG GTTTGATGGATCAGGCCTATGAACAACTAAGAGATGCTACATATCTGTTTGGGAGAGTATGTGATGATCTCCATCCTGAGGCGTGTTACTGCCACAGTCTTTTGGCCAAGCTGGCATATCTGCAAGGGAAAGCTGCTGAG GCCCGCAGTGTCCAACTGAGAGCAGTAGTCATCAGTGAGAGAGTCCTTGGGTTTGACCACCCCAACACGATCCACCAATat GCACTTTTAGCTGTATACGTTTGCGCCGGAGGTGAGAACAACCTTGGCCAGAAGTGTCTGCTCAGAGCACGTCTGCTTCTGCTAACCATCCATGGAGAGGATCACCCATACATTGCCAGGCTAGAT agTTGTCTTGGCTTGCTGTCAACAGGTGATCAAGCGGGCAAGTACTTAAAAAATGCCCTCAGGCTCAATACTTCCTTCTTTGGCTCTTCCAATCTGCACACCGCCCTTAC TCACCATTTGGTGTCCCAGTGGCTGTGCAGCAAAGGAGACTACCGAAGTGCCATGAATCACGAAAAAGAGGCCCTCACTGCTTTTACCTCATTG TTTGATGAGGACCATCCCCAGACACGATGCAGCAAAGAGTTTTTGTGCACAATAACCAAGCAGGCAGTGCAAGTAGAACGTTCTATTAGACAGGCTGGAGCAAAATCTAAGAAAGTGGAG TGCCTGACTCCTACAAGTGAGACTATTCTTGAACAAATGGTTTTGGTCACCGGGATAAGAAAAATTGCTATCAG TGACAGGTTCAAGGAGTACAAGCAGAAACATAAGGAAATCAAGGCAGCCGTGACAAAGGAGCTGATGAGCAATGCAGCTAAGGAGCTCTCTGAAATTATGAATGGACAAGAGGAGCCAGCTCAAGAAATAGGGAGTGCCAATCATGTTCCGAAAGAAGGAACCTCAGCTCTGGTGGAAACCAGTGAGACTCAGCTATTGGAGAAAATCCCAGTTGAGATTTTGAGCTCAGCCAATGGTCACACAGTGGAAAAAATAGAAGTGGAGGCAAGTGAGGAAGAGCACAGCCCTAGAGTAGTTTTGAATGCTGAAGACACATTGGAGGATTCTGCTGATGGTGACTCAAGTTCAGGAAATGTGGTCGAGGGTTCTGAAGAAGTGCAACGGCCTGACGAGACGAAATCGGATGAGGTTAACGGGACCCCCAAGAGTAAGGGGACTTGGGCGGATGTTGTTTCAAACATGACCACAGCTGGCGAAACAGGGAGTGATGGTGTGGAGAGCATCTCTGTTAATGGAACAGATCAAGTTTGA
- the srrd gene encoding SRR1-like protein gives MSDPCGEWQVQRRRKGASRSLKSVQISVAHCNEPLDVGKTVKRIHEVLAEMRCECFWKEWKEQMLLATSLNKKDNIVNTGKLQENLDANICPLECVCYGLGSFSNCVSARYQLAILLLLLDATKIPLKDCLVYDPAFSNGEKDVLRELGLTVLTDNEEGKRLATKPTLFYLIHCGKALYNNLLWKNWSPKCLPHVVIIGNSFSGMNERMIEREFKRDYSYISRAVNMCEERQLKCPSLLTDVFSDTVLISFNASKINCLNQSTWTAPLEPQYQHCADLEIVQRESRNGEKT, from the exons ATGTCAGACCCATGTGGTGAATGGCAGGTGCAACGTCGCCGAAAAGGAGCATCGAGAAGTCTGAAATCGGTACAGATTTCTGTAGCACACTGCAATGAACCGCTGGATGTTGGAAAAACTGTTAAAAGAATCCACGAAGTTCT AGCTGAAATGAGATGCGAATGCTTTTGGAAAGAATGGAAAG AACAGATGCTGTTGGCCacatcattaaataaaaaagacaacattgtCAATACGGGCAAGCTGCAAGAGAATTTAGATGCCAATATTTGTCcacttgagtgtgtgtgttatgGTTTGGGCAGCTTTTCCAACTGTGTGTCTGCTCGGTACCAGCTCGCCATACTGCTCCTTCTCCTGGATGCAacaaag ATTCCATTAAAAGACTGCCTTGTTTATGACCCTGCTTTTTCCAATGGAGAAAAAGATGTACTCCGAGAGTTGGGTTTGACAGTACTCACAGACAATGAG GAAGGGAAACGACTGGCAACCAAACCTACGCTCTTTTATCTCATACATTGCGGGAAAGCCTTGTACAACAACCTCCTGTGGAAGAACTGGAGTCCAAAATGTCTGCCGCACGTGGTAATAATTGGAAACAGTTTCAGTGGCATGAATGAGAG AATGATTGAGAGAGAATTCAAGCGAGACTACAGCTACATCAGTCGAGCAGTGAATATGTGTGAGGAGAGGCAACTAAAATGCCCATCCCTTTTGACCGATGTCTTCAGCGACACTGTGCTCATTAGCTTTAATGCCAGCAAAATAAACTGTCTCAACCAGTCTACCTGGACAGCTCCACTGGAACCACAATATCAGCACTGCGCCGATTTGGAGATTGTACAAAGAGAATCTCGGAATGGAGAAAAGACGTGA
- the tfip11 gene encoding tuftelin-interacting protein 11, which produces MSMSHLYGRRGPEEEGVDIEKFEITDWDLANEFNPDRRRHRQTKEQMTYGIWAQDSDEDERPSFGDKRAKDYTAPVNFVSAGIRKTAADEKQQKDEEEASDNSDDDSPSIPPPPRVSTTKKLQKGNFHGNQSQRFAGGIQSGQGIGSWEKHTKGIGQKLLQKMGYQPGRGLGKNAQGIINPIEAKLRKGKGAVGAYGNERTQQSIQDFPLVDSDEEEEKEFQKELGQWRKDPAATGLKRKPKYSYKTVEELKAKGKISGHSIGASAGELAQVKVIDMTGREQRVYSSYSQMSNKHNIPEDGPPSTSLHDQKGTGFAIPELEHNLQLLIDLTEQDILQSARRLQHEKDVVVSLSHESNELQSRLEEEQNAISRMEAVLALVERFPSEETAPGEGPTLQECARIFETLQTDYYEEYKTMGLADLAVAVVHPLLKEKLFSWDPLKDTSYCLEEVGKWRAILESSNLLTGGQDSNMDPYHRLLWEVWIPVMRSCVTRWQPRMVGAMVDCLELWSPLLPPWISGHLLEQLILPRLQREVDSWNPLTDTVPIHSWIHPWLPLLQSRLEPLYAPIRSKLANALQRWHPSDASARLILQPWKDVFSPGAWEAFMVKNIIPKLALCLEELVINPHQQQMEPFHWVIDWEGMLSASSLVSLLDKNFFPKWLQVLCSWLSNSPNYEEITKWYLGWKTMFSDFLLSQTLIKDKFNEALNIMNRAVSSGIGGYMQPGARENIAYLTQTERRKDFHYEAMQERRDAENVAHRVASTSVPTNFKDLIQTKAEENNIVFMPIVAKRHEGKQLYTFGRIVIYIERGVVFVQGEKTWVPTSLQSLIDMAK; this is translated from the exons ATGTCGATGTCACATCTTTATGGACGGAGAGGGCCAGAGGAGGAAGGTGTCGATATCGAAAAATTTGAGATCACTGATTGGGATTTGGCCAATGAGTTCAACCCAGACCGCCGCAGACACAGGCAGACCAAGGAGCAAATGACTTATGGCATTTGGGCACAAGACTCTGATGAGGATGAGAGACCCAGTTTTGGGGACAAGCG AGCCAAAGACTATACTGCTCCAGTGAACTTTGTGAGTGCAGGAATAAGAAAAACTGCAGCTGACGAGAAACAGCAAAAGGATGAAGAGGAGGCTTCTGATAATTCTGATGATGACAGTCCTTCGATACCGCCACCTCCTCGagtgtcaacaacaaaaaaacttcaGAAG GGCAATTTCCATGGAAACCAGTCTCAACGGTTTGCAGGGGGTATACAGTCTGGTCAGGGAATTGGTTCCTGGGAGAAACACACCAAAGGAATTGGACAAAAACTGCTGCAAAAAATGGGCTATCAACCTGGAAGAGGCTTGGGAAAAAATGCACAAG GTATCATCAATCCTATTGAGGCGAAGCTTCGTAAAGGAAAGGGAGCTGTGGGGGCTTACGGCAATGAACGTACCCAACAGAGTATTCAGGATTTTCCTTTAGTTGACTcggatgaagaggaggaaaag GAGTTTCAGAAGGAACTAGGTCAGTGGCGTAAAGATCCGGCTGCCACTGGTTTaaagaggaaaccaaagtactccTACAAAACTGTAGAGGAACTGAAGGCTAAGGGCAAAATTTCCGGGCACAGCATTGGAGCATCTGCTGGAGAGCTGGCACAAGTCAAA GTCATTGATATGACTGGAAGAGAGCAACGGGTATATTCCAGCTATAGTCAGATGTCCAACAAGCACAACATTCCAGAAGATGGTCCACCGAGTACGTCTCTGCATGATCAGAAGGGAACCGGCTTTGCCATTCCTGAACTTGAACATAACCTCCAACTTTTGATTGATCTTACTGAACAAGACATATTGCAG TCGGCTCGCCGCCTCCAGCATGAAAAAGATGTGGTTGTGTCACTGAGCCATGAATCCAATGAGCTACAGAGCAGACTAGAAGAAGAGCAAAATGCCATTAGCAGAATGGAAGCTGTGCTGGCTTTGGTGGAGCGCTTCCCGTCTGAAGAAAcggcaccaggcgagggaccTACTTTACAG GAGTGTGCCCGCATCTTTGAGACATTGCAGACAGACTATTATGAAGAATACAAGACGATGGGTTTGGCTGACTTGGCGGTAGCTGTGGTTCATCCCTTACTCAAAGAAAAGCTTTTCTCCTGGGATCCACTGAAG gACACTTCTTATTGCCTTGAAGAAGTTGGTAAGTGGAGAGCAATTCTTGAATCCAGCAACCTTCTCACTGGTGGGCAAGATTCAAACATGGACCCTTACCACAG GCTGCTTTGGGAAGTATGGATCCCAGTAATGAGATCCTGCGTCACTCGCTGGCAGCCTCGCATGGTCGGGGCAATGGTGGACTGCCTTGAACTGTGGTCTCCTCTTCTTCCACCTTGGATCTCAGGTCACCTCCTCGAGCAGCTTATTTTACCTCGACTGCAGCGAGAG gtcgATAGTTGGAACCCCTTAACAGACACTGTGCCCATTCACTCATGGATCCACCCTTGGCTACCTCTGCTCCAATCACGTCTTGAGCCGCTATACGCACCCATTAGGAGCAAATTAGCTAACGCTTTGCAGCGGTGGCACCCCAGTGATGCTTCAGCACGCCTCATCCTCCAACCGTGGAAAGATGTTTTTAGCCCTGGTGCTTGGGAGGCTTTTATGGTGAAAAACATCATCCCTAAACTAG CTCTGTGTCTGGAAGAGCTGGTTATCAATCCTCACCAGCAGCAAATGGAGCCATTTCACTGGGTGATAGACTGGGAGGGTATGCTGTCCGCATCTAGTCTAGTTTCACTGCTGGACAAAAACTTCTTTCCAAAATGGCTACAG GTCCTGTGTTCATGGTTGAGCAACAGTCCTAATTACGAGGAAATCACCAAATGGTACCTCGGTTGGAAGACCATGTTCAGTGATTTCTTGTTGTCACAGACACTCATAAAAGATAAGTTCAACGAGGCGCTGAACATCATGAATCGTGCAGTGTCATCAGGAATTG GTGGATATATGCAACCCGGGGCAAGAGAGAACATTGCATATCTCACTCAGACAGAGAGAAGAAAAGACTTTCACTATGAAGCCATGCAAGAGCGCCGGGATGCTGAGAATGTCGCTCATAGGGTTGCCAGTACCAGTGTACCCACTAACTTTAAAGATCTCATCCAGACCAAGGCAGAGGAGAACAACATTGTGTTTATGCCCATAGTAGCTAAACGCCATGAGGGTAAACAGCTGTACACATTTGGGCGTATTGTCATCTACATAGAGAGAGGGGTTGTATTTGTGCAAGGAGAAAAAACATGGGTGCCCACATCTTTGCAGAGTCTAATAGATATGGCTAAGTGA